From the Brassica napus cultivar Da-Ae chromosome A8, Da-Ae, whole genome shotgun sequence genome, one window contains:
- the LOC106358689 gene encoding ras-related protein RABG3d-like, with product MSSRRRVLLKVIILGDSGVGKTSLMNQFVNRKFSNQYKATIGADFLTKEVQIDDRIFTLQIWDTAGQERFQSLGVAFYRGADCCVLVNDVNVMKSFENLNNWREEFLIQASPSDPENFPFVVLGNKTDVDGGKSRVVSEKKAKAWCASKGNIPYFETSAKEGFNVDAAFECITKNAFKNEPEEEPYMPDTIDVARGQQQRSTGCEC from the exons ATGTCTTCTCGCCGGAGAGTTCTTCTGAAGGTTATCATCCTCGGTGATAGCGG ggTTGGCAAAACATCGTTGATGAATCA GTTTGTGAATCGCAAGTTTAGTAATCAGTATAAAGCTACCATTGGAGCTGATTTCTTGACCAAAGAGGTTCAAATCGATGACAGGATCTTCACTTTACAG ATTTGGGATACTGCTGGGCAAGAAAGGTTCCAAAGTCTGGGAGTAGCTTTCTACAGAGGAGCTGATTGTTGTGTTCTTGTTAACGATGTCAATGTTATGAAGTCTTTCGAGAATCTTAATAACTGGAGGGAAGAGTTCTTGATTCAG GCTAGTCCATCAGATCCTGAGAACTTCCCGTTTGTCGTGTTGGGGAACAAGACCGATGTTGACGGTGGCAAGAGCCGAGTG GTTTCTGAGAAGAAAGCAAAGGCATGGTGTGCATCTAAAGGAAACATTCCTTACTTTGAGACATCCGCCAAAGAAGGATTCAATGTAGACGCGGCTTTCGAATGCATCACCAAGAATGCCTTCAAGAATGAACCTGAGGAAGAACC GTACATGCCTGACACCATTGATGTTGCTAGAGGCCAGCAACAAAGATCAACAGGGTGCGAATGCTAA
- the LOC106360468 gene encoding protein disulfide isomerase-like 1-5 isoform X1: MSMNPKLSVSTFILLLLLTFLLIPSHSSSSDEESDDDLEQLLAVDEQSQEDRPQHQQSEAETVSKAQRIVLELTGDNAKRVVDGNEFVLVLGYAPWCARSADLMPRFSEAATGLKEIGSSVLMAKIDGDRYGKVASELEIKGFPTLLLFVNGTSQPYSGGFSAEDIVIWVQKKTGSAIITVNTLDEAQIFLNKYHTFVVGLFHKFEGSEYNEFVKAAKSDNEIQFVETSDNDVAKLLFPHLKTNTVFIGLVKPEAEKYTAYDGPYKMEKLLEFLGNNKFPLITRLTESNTVWVYSSPVKLQVMLFSKADVFQNLAQSLEDLARKFKSKLMFIYVDITNENLAMPFLTLFGIDHANKTVVAAFDNNLNSKYLLESDPSPSSIEDFCSGLADGTVSRYYRSEPVPDNENASIVTVVGKTFNELVLHSPENVLLEVHTPWCVNCEAMSKQVLKLAKHFKGYENLVFARIDASVNEHGKLQVDDFPTILLYKSGEKEKPLKLSTKLSAKDMAVFINEELKPKEGSARDEL, encoded by the exons ATGTCGATGAATCCAAAACTCTCAGTCTCCACCTTCATCCTCCTCTTACTCCTCACCTTCCTACTCATCCCCTCTCATTCATCATCCTCCGACGAAGAATCCGACGACGATCTTGAACAGCTCCTAGCAGTAGACGAGCAATCACAAGAAGACCGTCCCCAGCATCAACAGTCGGAAGCCGAAACAGTGAGCAAGGCGCAGAGGATCGTGCTGGAGCTAACCGGCGACAACGCGAAGCGAGTGGTCGACGGGAACGAGTTCGTGTTGGTTCTAGGCTACGCGCCTTGGTGCGCGAGAAGCGCGGATCTGATGCCGAGGTTCTCGGAGGCTGCGACGGGTTTGAAAGAGATTGGGAGTTCGGTTCTGATGGCGAAGATCGACGGCGACAGGTATGGTAAGGTCGCGTCGGAGCTTGAGATCAAGGGTTTCCCTACGCTTCTACTCTTTGTTAACGGGACTTCTCAGCCTTATAGCGGTGGATTCTCAGC AGAGGATATAGTCATCTGGGTGCAGAAAAAGACTGGTTCAGCCATCATCACAGTCAATACACTCGATGAAGCTCAGATATTTCTGAACAAGTATCACACTTTTGTTGTTGGTCTGTTCCATAAGTTTGAG GGGTCTGAATATAACGAGTTCGTCAAAGCTGCAAAATCAGACAACGAAATCCAGTTTGTAGAAACAAGTGATAACGATGTTGCGAAGCTTCTGTTTCCTCACCTCAAAACCAATACTGTGTTTATTGGCTTGGTTAAACCTGAGGCTGAAAAGTACACTGCATATG ATGGACCTTACAAGATGGAGAAGTTACTGGAGTTCCTAGGAAACAACAAGTTTCCATTGATTACAAGATTGACTGAAAGCAATACCGTTTGGGTTTACTCCAGTCCTGTTAAGCTTCAg GTTATGCTTTTCTCCAAAGCTGATGTCTTCCAGAACCTGGCTCAGTCTCTTGAAGATTTGGCAAGAAAGTTTAAATCCAAG cttatgtttatatatgttgaTATAACAAATGAGAACCTTGCGATGCCATTCCTCACCTTATTCGGAATAGATCATGCAAATAAAACTGTT GTTGCTGCTTTTGATAACAACCTGAACTCCAAGTATTTGCTCGAATCAGATCCATCACCAAGCAGCATAGAA GATTTTTGTTCAGGACTTGCTGATGGAACCGTTTCGCGTTACTATAGGTCAGAGCCAGTTCCGGATAAT GAAAACGCAAGCATAGTGACTGTGGTAGGAAAGACTTTTAATGAGTTGGTATTACACAGCCCCGAGAACGTTCTTCTTGAGGTACATACACCATGGTGTGTGAACTGCGAGGCGATGAGCAAACAAGTCTTGAAGTTGGCTAAGCATTTCAAAGGCTATGAGAATCTTGTTTTTGCAAGAATCGATGCATCGGTGAATGAGCATGGCAAGCTTCAG GTTGATGATTTTCCGACCATCTTGCTCTACAAATCTGGTGAAAAGGAGAAACCG TTAAAGCTATCAACTAAACTTAGTGCCAAGGACATGGCTGTTTTCATCAACGAAGAGTTGAAACCAAAGGAGGGTTCTGCTAGAGATGAATTGTaa
- the LOC106360468 gene encoding protein disulfide isomerase-like 1-5 isoform X2: MSMNPKLSVSTFILLLLLTFLLIPSHSSSSDEESDDDLEQLLAVDEQSQEDRPQHQQSEAETVSKAQRIVLELTGDNAKRVVDGNEFVLVLGYAPWCARSADLMPRFSEAATGLKEIGSSVLMAKIDGDRYGKVASELEIKGFPTLLLFVNGTSQPYSGGFSAEDIVIWVQKKTGSAIITVNTLDEAQIFLNKYHTFVVGLFHKFEGSEYNEFVKAAKSDNEIQFVETSDNDVAKLLFPHLKTNTVFIGLVKPEAEKYTAYDGPYKMEKLLEFLGNNKFPLITRLTESNTVWVYSSPVKLQVMLFSKADVFQNLAQSLEDLARKFKSKLMFIYVDITNENLAMPFLTLFGIDHANKTVVAAFDNNLNSKYLLESDPSPSSIEDFCSGLADGTVSRYYRSEPVPDNVDDFPTILLYKSGEKEKPLKLSTKLSAKDMAVFINEELKPKEGSARDEL; this comes from the exons ATGTCGATGAATCCAAAACTCTCAGTCTCCACCTTCATCCTCCTCTTACTCCTCACCTTCCTACTCATCCCCTCTCATTCATCATCCTCCGACGAAGAATCCGACGACGATCTTGAACAGCTCCTAGCAGTAGACGAGCAATCACAAGAAGACCGTCCCCAGCATCAACAGTCGGAAGCCGAAACAGTGAGCAAGGCGCAGAGGATCGTGCTGGAGCTAACCGGCGACAACGCGAAGCGAGTGGTCGACGGGAACGAGTTCGTGTTGGTTCTAGGCTACGCGCCTTGGTGCGCGAGAAGCGCGGATCTGATGCCGAGGTTCTCGGAGGCTGCGACGGGTTTGAAAGAGATTGGGAGTTCGGTTCTGATGGCGAAGATCGACGGCGACAGGTATGGTAAGGTCGCGTCGGAGCTTGAGATCAAGGGTTTCCCTACGCTTCTACTCTTTGTTAACGGGACTTCTCAGCCTTATAGCGGTGGATTCTCAGC AGAGGATATAGTCATCTGGGTGCAGAAAAAGACTGGTTCAGCCATCATCACAGTCAATACACTCGATGAAGCTCAGATATTTCTGAACAAGTATCACACTTTTGTTGTTGGTCTGTTCCATAAGTTTGAG GGGTCTGAATATAACGAGTTCGTCAAAGCTGCAAAATCAGACAACGAAATCCAGTTTGTAGAAACAAGTGATAACGATGTTGCGAAGCTTCTGTTTCCTCACCTCAAAACCAATACTGTGTTTATTGGCTTGGTTAAACCTGAGGCTGAAAAGTACACTGCATATG ATGGACCTTACAAGATGGAGAAGTTACTGGAGTTCCTAGGAAACAACAAGTTTCCATTGATTACAAGATTGACTGAAAGCAATACCGTTTGGGTTTACTCCAGTCCTGTTAAGCTTCAg GTTATGCTTTTCTCCAAAGCTGATGTCTTCCAGAACCTGGCTCAGTCTCTTGAAGATTTGGCAAGAAAGTTTAAATCCAAG cttatgtttatatatgttgaTATAACAAATGAGAACCTTGCGATGCCATTCCTCACCTTATTCGGAATAGATCATGCAAATAAAACTGTT GTTGCTGCTTTTGATAACAACCTGAACTCCAAGTATTTGCTCGAATCAGATCCATCACCAAGCAGCATAGAA GATTTTTGTTCAGGACTTGCTGATGGAACCGTTTCGCGTTACTATAGGTCAGAGCCAGTTCCGGATAAT GTTGATGATTTTCCGACCATCTTGCTCTACAAATCTGGTGAAAAGGAGAAACCG TTAAAGCTATCAACTAAACTTAGTGCCAAGGACATGGCTGTTTTCATCAACGAAGAGTTGAAACCAAAGGAGGGTTCTGCTAGAGATGAATTGTaa